Proteins encoded together in one Prunus dulcis chromosome 3, ALMONDv2, whole genome shotgun sequence window:
- the LOC117623028 gene encoding zinc finger CCCH domain-containing protein 14: protein METNAAFPTSPDSSTRDFGSDFASMYRSIFPPKFTLPSSLSLTPSTRSSFSDSDSNSDDHHHNHNATSQRLTQAQLILESQELRDHYDLCSAHLRDLADELDSLRRENSHLRSANADLVKLLSSQATFQSFLLSSSSSSAYQSPSTPSFLDDFRRLGFGSLGPRDGVVSDEASDISPTSVIERNRFDVVDRVALPKSISVRSSTRPRVPSQLVSGSPTQSQVKVFNQGMVKTELCNKWEETGTCPYGENCQFAHGVRELRPVMRHPRYKTQLCRMVAAGGKCPYGHRCHFRHSLTEQERLQLAMAAETRFD, encoded by the exons atggAGACCAACGCCGCCTTTCCAACCTCACCCGATTCGTCGACCCGAGATTTCGGCTCCGATTTCGCCTCAATGTACCGCTCCATTTTCCCGCCCAAATTCACACTCCCGAGCTCCCTCTCCCTCACTCCCTCCACTCGCTCCTCCTTCTCGGACTCCGATTCCAACTCCGACGACCACCACCATAATCACAATGCTACGTCGCAGCGCCTCACCCAGGCTCAGCTTATCCTCGAGTCCCAGGAGCTCCGCGACCACTACGATCTCTGCAGCGCTCACCTCCGCGACCTCGCCGACGAACTCGACTCTCTCCGCCGGGAGAACTCCCATCTCCGGTCCGCGAACGCCGACCTCGTCAAGCTCCTCTCGTCGCAGGCCACCTTCCAGAGCTTCCTCCTCTCATCCTCCTCGTCGTCGGCGTATCAGAGTCCTTCCACGCCGTCGTTTCTCGACGACTTTCGGCGGCTCGGATTCGGATCTCTCGGTCCTCGCGACGGCGTCGTTTCCGACGAGGCCTCGGATATCAGTCCCACGAGCGTCATCGAGCGAAACCGGTTCGACGTCGTAGACCGGGTTGCGCTCCCCAAGAGCATTTCCGTCCGCTCCTCGACTCGGCCACGTGTCCCTAGCCAACTCGTTTCTGGCTCGCCCACC CAGAGCCAAGTGAAGGTGTTCAATCAGGGGATGGTGAAGACGGAGCTGTGCAACAAGTGGGAGGAGACTGGCACGTGTCCGTACGGAGAGAACTGCCAGTTTGCTCACGGCGTTAGGGAGCTCCGTCCGGTGATGAGGCACCCGCGCTACAAGACTCAGCTCTGCCGGATGGTTGCAGCTGGCGGCAAGTGTCCGTACGGTCACCGCTGCCACTTCCGTCACTCGCTGACTGAGCAGGAGAGGCTGCAACTGGCCATGGCAGCAGAGACTCGTTTTGATTAG